A window of Clupea harengus mitochondrion, complete genome contains these coding sequences:
- the ND6 gene encoding NADH dehydrogenase subunit 6 — translation MVYFAFMLLVGLVLGLVGVACNPAPYFAAFGLVVAAGMGCAVLAVSGAPFLALVLFLIYLGGMLVVFAYSSALAADPFPEGWTEVTVFEQLAFYLLGVVAAGLYFGKHWYTLFVGMVDSCSKFFTIRADMGGVVAMYGSGGFMLVFCAWVLLLTLFVVLELVRGLSRGPLRAV, via the coding sequence GGTTAGTCCTAGGGCTGGTGGGGGTGGCATGTAATCCTGCTCCTTACTTTGCAGCCTTCGGGCTGGTAGTTGCTGCGGGGATGGGCTGTGCCGTTTTGGCAGTGAGTGGGGCGCCTTTCTTGGCTTTAGTTTTATTCTTGATTTATTTGGGGGGGATGCTGGTCGTATTCGCTTATTCTTCTGCTTTAGCAGCCGACCCTTTCCCCGAGGGCTGAACGGAAGTGACGGTATTTGAGCAACTTGCCTTCTATTTATTAGGGGTGGTTGCTGCAGGGCTATACTTCGGTAAGCACTGATACACGCTATTTGTCGGGATAGTAGATAGCTGTAGCAAGTTCTTTACGATCCGCGCCGACATGGGGGGTGTGGTTGCAATGTACGGATCGGGTGGTTTCATGTTAGTGTTTTGCGCTTGAGTATTACTACTAACGCTGTTTGTGGTACTGGAGCTCGTGCGAGGGCTGAGCCGAGGGCCCCTGCGGGCTGTCTAG